CCTATGCCCCATTGACACGAAGCCAATTGAGAAGAGCATGCTCACTCCCGACGAGGTGGCCTGGCTAAACGGCTACCACCAAACGGTATTCGAAAAGCTAACGCCATACCTCAACGAGAACGAGAAAGCTTGGCTGAAGGCAAAGACCGCAGCCATCTAGTAATAGCCTACAAGCCGAAGGTTACTGCCGGCTAACACCCACTAATCCGCATGAAGCACGAGGTTGCTCTTGCGGATTTTTTGTATAAGGGCATCCATCGCTCCACTATCAGCGTCAGCCGGAAGGTTATCAGCGTCCATCGCTCCACTATCAGCGTCAGCCGGAAGGTTATCGGCATCCATCGCTCCACTATCTGCGTCAGCCGGAAGGATATCGGCATCCATCGCTCCACTATCAGCGTCAGCCGGAGGGCTATCAGCATCCGACTCTCCACTATCAGCGTCAGCCGGAGGGTTATCAGCATCCATCGCTCCACTATCAGCGTCAGACGAAAGGTTATCAGCATCCATCGCTCCACTATTAGCGTCAGACGGAAGGTTATCGGCATCCATCGCTCCACTATCAGCGTCAGACGGAGGGTTATCGGCATCCATCGCTCCACTATCAGCGTCAGACAAAAGGTTATCAGCGTCCATCGCTCCACTATTAGCGTCAGCCGGAAGGTTATCAGCGTCAGCCAAAAAGCTACAAGATGGATTCTGCTGCATTATCGGGTTTAATGGAAAGAGTAAACCTGAAATGAGGAGCCTTAGTGGGGCAATGTGGAGATGCTATTAGCTGCGCCGCTATAAGCGCATGCGGCAGCACTAGGTTGCCACCGCTTTTCGACGATTACCGGGATGGTGAAGCCGCTTAATGTAGAATAGCGAGCCGCCATAGCGGTACGGCAGGAGCTTTGCCTGGCAGGCGACAAGGCTCTCCAAATGTTCTCCAAACAAAAAGGGTGGCATTGCTGCCACCCTAGTGTAAAGAAAACCAAATAGCGCCTACCTAGTTAGGAGCTTAAATTCGATACCAGATATACGCTTATACTCAACGCTTGAACTGCCAAATACCCCTTTAACGTAACGCTTAATGTCGTGAAAAATAGTATAAAGCGAATCGGGATTGGTGTAGAACACCCGATCGCGCTCGATACGGGCCGATTCGAGGGCGCCTTCGGCAGCTGCGCAACGGTCGTTGGCCGCGATAAGGCTATCGGAGTACTTGCGTACCCCCTCTTTGGTAAGCTCGGGCTCGTTGGCCGCATACTTAGGGTTAGCCTCAACGAAGGAGGCAATCTGAGCAAAATTGCTGGCCTTGTCTTCGTAGCCCAGCTGAGAGGCAGTACGCGCTTTAGGCTTCGTTTCGGGAGTAACCGCAGAAGCAGCATCGGCTGTTGTAAGGGCGGTCGTGGCTTCCAAATTCTTATTCTCCTTCTTCGAGGTTGACTTAGGACGCATCTTGCGGGCAATGGCCTTTATGCTTTCTAGAGCCTTCGCATCGACACCCGAAATGGAGTAGATGCTTACCACACGAGGAAAAAACGAATCGAGATCGTTGAAAAGAGCAAAACGAACGTTTATGGCATCGCTGCAAGCCGCCTCGGCGGACTGCTGATCGTCTAACGTTTTTTGGCCAAGCGCCCCATACTTCGTAAGGTTGAGCGACTTTAGCATTTCCTGCGCAGGGTTGTACTTAGCCCCCAGCTCCCCAGTAACGCCTACTATTTTTTTAAAGTTGGCAAGGTTGTTGGCATGACCCGTGTTACTTGCTGTACCCATAAATACTAAAAGAGTTTTAATTAATATTTGAGTTAACTTATACATCGGTGAAATTGTATAATTACATTTTTGGCTGTTGGCAATGTACACTCTCTCATCACGAAGTACAGAAAACAAATTTAAGATTCTTTACTAGAAAAACAAATTTTTCACCAAATATTTCATCATGGTAATAAAATAATGCAGCAAACATATCCCTATGTGATAGCCGTATTAGCTTTTATGCGATACGATATACCATTAAACATCGCTAAATTATTGCCACTACCGGCAGCAGGGGTAGCAGCCCATCGGTAAATGCCGAGGAGGTAACGCCGACAAAAGAAAGTCAACCAAAAAAAGTTAAACATTGAAGAACAATGTTAGCATTATTTACCTATGTTTGGGGTGATAAAAATTTGGTCACGAAACCTTTCCTGTCCGGGACGTCCTCCTCAACTGTCTATCCTGTATACTCGGACATGGAAAGGTTTCTTTTAAAAATTCTACGGATAAGCTCATAATGCCCGCAGCGGTATTCACAAGAAATAGCAGCAGCATGGAACCTGAAAGGAAAGGCATGCAAAAATCCCCAAAGGGGTAAGCGCACCTAACCCAACAGAGAAAATGATAAAAAGATAGAATAGCAAATAATAACCCTAACATTATGGAGTTCAAAGAGCAGATCAAGCAGCTTGGCGACAAGGTTACCAAGCTCAGAGACCAAATTCAAACGGAAGAGGCAACTAAAAGCGCATTTGTTATGCCATTCATACAGAGCCTCGGGTACGACGTATTCAACCCCATGGAGGTTGTCCCCGAATTTGTAACAGACTTTGGAGCCAAGAACATTGAAAAGGTTGACTATGCTATCCTAAAGGAAACACAGCCAATAATGATTATTGAATGCAAAAACCATCTGGAGAACTTAGATAAGCATTACACCCAAATCCACAAGTACTTTCACCTAACCAAAGCGCGCTTTGCCCTGCTAACAAACGGCGTGGAATACAACTTCTACACCGACCTAGACAACGCCAATAAGATGGATGAAAAGCCATTCTTTAGCTTCGACCTCACCACCATCAAGGAGCAGCAGATAAAAGAGCTAGCCCGCTTCCACAAGAGCGGATTTGATGTGAACACGATACTCACATCCGCTAGCGAGCTTAAATATTCCAATGCAATAAAAAATGTCCTAACAAAAGAGCTTGCCACCCCAAGCGCCGAGTTCGTGAAGTTTTTCGTAAGCCGCGTGTACGATGGTAAGGCAACCGAAAAGGTTATGACGCAGTTCACCGAAATTGTTAGAAAGACCGTCGACCAAACCTTCAACGACATTGTTAGCGACCGATTGATGAACGCCATTAA
This window of the uncultured Acetobacteroides sp. genome carries:
- a CDS encoding type I restriction endonuclease, with the protein product MEFKEQIKQLGDKVTKLRDQIQTEEATKSAFVMPFIQSLGYDVFNPMEVVPEFVTDFGAKNIEKVDYAILKETQPIMIIECKNHLENLDKHYTQIHKYFHLTKARFALLTNGVEYNFYTDLDNANKMDEKPFFSFDLTTIKEQQIKELARFHKSGFDVNTILTSASELKYSNAIKNVLTKELATPSAEFVKFFVSRVYDGKATEKVMTQFTEIVRKTVDQTFNDIVSDRLMNAINQTKPQQVETDTANAHEKAAEESKIVTTEEELNGFYIIKSILRTSIDAERIHYRDSQTYCSVILDNNNRKPICRLWLNGQTKKYIGLFDENKKETKIEIATLDDIYGYGTQLVDTLQMYESEEK